In a single window of the Littorina saxatilis isolate snail1 linkage group LG3, US_GU_Lsax_2.0, whole genome shotgun sequence genome:
- the LOC138963249 gene encoding stabilizer of axonemal microtubules 4-like isoform X1, translating to MGPLPTGSHTQHIQKSHGADTNIMKFYVTQNSTTYGKHWQNFKPRVGRHSGTGYSANFRPQVYYSTKLDEVDNPTMARICGTNYHTVTELCFQPYKEHSGKEPLPNSVHQVKTGFVREDPITHPTDGQAKSVFIDTRVASAPASVLPRGKALLHKLQAKDPIELENTGYGPGYMSTETKERFKGKQAPHDYDLNYMAVGPLTDSGFTSAYNIEPVTFYPNNPHLGDKPGWFTSRPTGHSITKTTYNPWSYPRGDEVNPGVTDPSERGSGFTRETAKPLYLHRIPGDAYDKADNMPGLKLNRTQKSDPMEYLNMVHPNNHSSTHKDQFLGTQSRPLSHPDKLNRTKMGWQELSGYSENSDRFVKVPDDQRRFITHYMTRFEDSTPHGLNRAGHTRGAIQRQKTDGFTMSTRVHDFGPDIDNTQTLRTMEPYQARSIKARDVFYDDHKYDVKKHTMTAMA from the exons ATGGGGCCACTACCAACGGGGTCGCACACCCAGCACATTCAGAAGAGCCATGGGGCCGACACCAACATCATGAAGTTCTACGTCACCCAGAACTCCACCACATACGGCAAGCACTGGCAAAACTTCAAGCCCCGCGTGGGTCGGCACTCTGGCACCGGCTACTCGGCCAACTTCAGGCCCCAGGTCTACTACAGCACCAAACTGGATGAAGTGGACAATCCTACTATGGC GAGGATATGTGGAACCAACTACCACACGGTAACAGAGCTGTGTTTCCAGCCATACAAGGAGCACAGTGGGAAGGAGCCACTGCCTAACAGTGTACATCAAGTCAAGACTGGCTTTGTCAGGGAAGACCCCATCACTCACCCTACAGATGGACAG GCTAAGAGTGTTTTCATTGACACCCGTGTGGCTAGCGCTCCAGCTTCGGTCCTGCCCAGGGGAAAAGCACTTCTTCACAAACTGCAAGCCAAGGACCCAATAGAATTGGAAAATACTGGCTAT GGTCCTGGTTACATGTCAACAGAGACGAAGGAGAGGTTTAAGGGGAAGCAGGCGCCACATGACT ATGATCTGAACTACATGGCAGTCGGTCCCCTTACAGACTCCGGCTTCACAAGTGCATACAACATTGAGCCTGTCACCTTCTACCCAAATAACCCCCACCTTGGGGATAAGCCG gGCTGGTTCACTTCACGCCCCACAGGACACAGTATAACAAAGACAACTTACAACCCGTGGTCGTACCCAAGG GGAGACGAAGTCAACCCAGGCGTGACAGACCCATCAGAGAGAGGGTCGGGCTTCACCCGTGAAACGGCCAAACCCCTCTACCTCCACAGAATCCCTGGAGAT GCCTACGACAAAGCAGACAATATGCCAGGGCTGAAACTGAACCGAACACAAAAGAGTGACCCCATGGAATATCTCAACATGGTGCACCCTAACAACCATAGCAG CACCCACAAGGATCAGTTCCTGGGTACACAAAGTCGGCCTCTGTCCCACCCTGACAAGCTCAACCGCACCAAGATGGGATGGCAGGAGCTGTCTGGCTACAGCGAGAACAGCGATCGTTTCGTCAAGGTGCCTGACGACCAGCGACGATTCATCACTCACTACATGACCAG GTTTGAAGATAGCACGCCACATGGTCTGAACCGTGCGGGGCACACGCGCGGCGCCATTCAGCGCCAGAAGACAGACGGCTTCACAATGAGCACAAGGGTGCACGACTTCGGGCCGGATATTGACAACACTCAGACCCTGCGTACCATGGAACCATACCAAGCAAG GAGCATCAAGGCAAGAGATGTGTTCTACGATGACCACAAATACGACGTCAAAAAGCACACAATGACGGCCATGGCCTAG
- the LOC138963249 gene encoding stabilizer of axonemal microtubules 4-like isoform X2: protein MARICGTNYHTVTELCFQPYKEHSGKEPLPNSVHQVKTGFVREDPITHPTDGQAKSVFIDTRVASAPASVLPRGKALLHKLQAKDPIELENTGYGPGYMSTETKERFKGKQAPHDYDLNYMAVGPLTDSGFTSAYNIEPVTFYPNNPHLGDKPGWFTSRPTGHSITKTTYNPWSYPRGDEVNPGVTDPSERGSGFTRETAKPLYLHRIPGDAYDKADNMPGLKLNRTQKSDPMEYLNMVHPNNHSSTHKDQFLGTQSRPLSHPDKLNRTKMGWQELSGYSENSDRFVKVPDDQRRFITHYMTRFEDSTPHGLNRAGHTRGAIQRQKTDGFTMSTRVHDFGPDIDNTQTLRTMEPYQARSIKARDVFYDDHKYDVKKHTMTAMA from the exons ATGGC GAGGATATGTGGAACCAACTACCACACGGTAACAGAGCTGTGTTTCCAGCCATACAAGGAGCACAGTGGGAAGGAGCCACTGCCTAACAGTGTACATCAAGTCAAGACTGGCTTTGTCAGGGAAGACCCCATCACTCACCCTACAGATGGACAG GCTAAGAGTGTTTTCATTGACACCCGTGTGGCTAGCGCTCCAGCTTCGGTCCTGCCCAGGGGAAAAGCACTTCTTCACAAACTGCAAGCCAAGGACCCAATAGAATTGGAAAATACTGGCTAT GGTCCTGGTTACATGTCAACAGAGACGAAGGAGAGGTTTAAGGGGAAGCAGGCGCCACATGACT ATGATCTGAACTACATGGCAGTCGGTCCCCTTACAGACTCCGGCTTCACAAGTGCATACAACATTGAGCCTGTCACCTTCTACCCAAATAACCCCCACCTTGGGGATAAGCCG gGCTGGTTCACTTCACGCCCCACAGGACACAGTATAACAAAGACAACTTACAACCCGTGGTCGTACCCAAGG GGAGACGAAGTCAACCCAGGCGTGACAGACCCATCAGAGAGAGGGTCGGGCTTCACCCGTGAAACGGCCAAACCCCTCTACCTCCACAGAATCCCTGGAGAT GCCTACGACAAAGCAGACAATATGCCAGGGCTGAAACTGAACCGAACACAAAAGAGTGACCCCATGGAATATCTCAACATGGTGCACCCTAACAACCATAGCAG CACCCACAAGGATCAGTTCCTGGGTACACAAAGTCGGCCTCTGTCCCACCCTGACAAGCTCAACCGCACCAAGATGGGATGGCAGGAGCTGTCTGGCTACAGCGAGAACAGCGATCGTTTCGTCAAGGTGCCTGACGACCAGCGACGATTCATCACTCACTACATGACCAG GTTTGAAGATAGCACGCCACATGGTCTGAACCGTGCGGGGCACACGCGCGGCGCCATTCAGCGCCAGAAGACAGACGGCTTCACAATGAGCACAAGGGTGCACGACTTCGGGCCGGATATTGACAACACTCAGACCCTGCGTACCATGGAACCATACCAAGCAAG GAGCATCAAGGCAAGAGATGTGTTCTACGATGACCACAAATACGACGTCAAAAAGCACACAATGACGGCCATGGCCTAG